In the genome of Lycium ferocissimum isolate CSIRO_LF1 unplaced genomic scaffold, AGI_CSIRO_Lferr_CH_V1 ctg51, whole genome shotgun sequence, one region contains:
- the LOC132044684 gene encoding ferredoxin C 1, chloroplastic, which produces MATIQFTTSPSFTLLPPRKQTNLAAIQLNNPWSLRRTGNRRVRGLVYAYKVLVEHEGKTTELEVEPDETILSKALDVGMSVPYDCNLGVCMTCPAKLLSGKVDQSDGMLSDDVVERGYALLCASYPKSDCHIRVIPEEELLSLQLATADD; this is translated from the coding sequence ATGGCAACAATTCAATTTACAACCTCTCCATCTTTCACCCTCCTTCCACCAAGAAAACAAACCAATCTTGCTGCTATTCAACTAAACAATCCCTGGTCACTCAGAAGAACCGGAAATCGTCGAGTACGGGGCCTTGTCTATGCTTATAAAGTATTAGTAGAACATGAAGGTAAAACAACAGAGCTAGAAGTTGAACCTGATGAGACAATTTTGTCGAAGGCACTCGACGTTGGCATGTCCGTACCGTACGACTGCAATCTCGGAGTGTGCATGACATGTCCAGCAAAGCTTCTTAGTGGGAAAGTTGATCAAAGTGATGGTATGCTAAGTGATGATGTTGTGGAGAGAGGCTATGCATTACTATGTGCATCTTATCCAAAATCAGATTGCCACATTAGAGTTATACCTGAAGAAGAACTTTTGTCTCTGCAACTAGCAACTGCCGATGACTGA
- the LOC132044709 gene encoding uncharacterized protein LOC132044709 has protein sequence MDIELAKCECCGLKEDCTQDYINEVKANFEGKWLCGLCSEAVRDEVDRGKNIKQVLVMEEALKAHMSFCRKYINSNPAICIADGIRQMLIRRRSREQDQQADPK, from the coding sequence ATGGACATAGAATTGGCTAAGTGTGAGTGTTGTGGTCTAAAAGAAGATTGCACACAAGACTATATTAATGAAGTGAAGGCTAACTTTGAGGGGAAATGGTTGTGTGGGCTTTGCTCAGAAGCTGTTAGAGATGAAGTTGATAGAGGGAAGAATATTAAGCAAGTTCTTGTGATGGAAGAAGCATTGAAGGCTCATATGTCATTTTgtagaaaatatattaattctAATCCTGCAATTTGTATAGCTGATGGGATTAGGCAGATGCTAATCAGGAGAAGGTCTAGGGAACAAGATCAACAAGCAGATCCCAAGTAG
- the LOC132044688 gene encoding uncharacterized protein LOC132044688 isoform X2 codes for MENFHAKDEVCVATNDRNMKAESITLSPLHEGISKLLSQWPGLQMAIENEWGGQDSPKKSKQLSSDIFSCLSQSNAAVGVEDVENMLYERLLLSFNTDIDDGSIEEVAEQLMTLREEYVQGKSSYTTKK; via the exons ATGGAAAATTTTCATGCTAAAGATGAAGTATGTGTTGCTACAAATGATAGAAATATGAAAGCCGAGTCAATAACTTTGTCTCCTCTTCACGAAGGAATATCGAAGCTATTATCTCAATGGCCAGGATTGCAAATGGCTATTGAAAATGAATGGGGTGGTCAAGATTCTcctaaaaaatcaaaacaactTTCCTCTGATATTTTTTCTTGCCTTTCTCAATCAAATG CAGCGGTTGGTGTAGAGGACGTAGAGAATATGCTTTACGAAAGGTTGCTACTTTCTTTCAACACTGACATTGATGATGGAAGCATTGAGGAg GTTGCGGAGCAATTAATGACTCTTCGTGAGGAATATGTTCAAGGGAAATCATCTTACACAACCAAGAAATAA
- the LOC132044687 gene encoding uncharacterized protein LOC132044687, whose product MSGNDMKKLRKLPHVFGKVLELPIPSDADVEVEETPEFFRFVVEIIEQHGENIRNVRAEAVEIHPGVTKIVVRNGVKSGGGKGELLLLEQLKVDTWRFRLPAWAQPELATAVFADGELIVTVPKGVSGRGGFGGRDVLVRRDNTRIIVVQ is encoded by the coding sequence ATGTCAGGAAACGACATGAAAAAACTAAGGAAACTGCCTCACGTGTTCGGAAAAGTCCTCGAATTACCGATCCCGTCCGATGCTGACGTTGAGGTGGAAGAAACACCGGAATTCTTCCGTTTCGTGGTCGAAATAATCGAGCAGCACGGTGAAAATATTCGTAATGTTAGGGCTGAGGCAGTTGAGATTCATCCGGGGGTTACAAAGATAGTGGTGAGAAATGGTGTCAAATCAGGTGGTGGTAAAGGGGAGTTACTGCTGTTGGAACAATTGAAGGTGGACACGTGGAGGTTTAGGCTGCCCGCGTGGGCCCAGCCTGAGCTGGCGACGGCGGTGTTTGCTGACGGGGAGTTAATCGTGACGGTGCCGAAGGGTGTGAGCGGCCGTGGAGGGTTTGGCGGAAGGGATGTTTTGGTACGTCGCGACAATACCAGGATTATTGTTGTACAATAG
- the LOC132044688 gene encoding uncharacterized protein LOC132044688 isoform X1 has protein sequence MENFHAKDEVCVATNDRNMKAESITLSPLHEGISKLLSQWPGLQMAIENEWGGQDSPKKSKQLSSDIFSCLSQSNAAAVGVEDVENMLYERLLLSFNTDIDDGSIEEVAEQLMTLREEYVQGKSSYTTKK, from the exons ATGGAAAATTTTCATGCTAAAGATGAAGTATGTGTTGCTACAAATGATAGAAATATGAAAGCCGAGTCAATAACTTTGTCTCCTCTTCACGAAGGAATATCGAAGCTATTATCTCAATGGCCAGGATTGCAAATGGCTATTGAAAATGAATGGGGTGGTCAAGATTCTcctaaaaaatcaaaacaactTTCCTCTGATATTTTTTCTTGCCTTTCTCAATCAAATG CAGCAGCGGTTGGTGTAGAGGACGTAGAGAATATGCTTTACGAAAGGTTGCTACTTTCTTTCAACACTGACATTGATGATGGAAGCATTGAGGAg GTTGCGGAGCAATTAATGACTCTTCGTGAGGAATATGTTCAAGGGAAATCATCTTACACAACCAAGAAATAA